AAAATGATTTACTtttataaaaactacaacttcaaaggATGGTTGTATTAACTTACCGTgctggaagccgtcttgtagctCAATCTGGAGTTGATACAACTCATCATTAAACTGGTCACATTGAATCTCTGAGGCACCTGCCTCAAGGTCTGTTTTGTAGGACATCAGTTCCTCTAAGAAGTTACATTCTTCTGGCGACAGATCAGTCGTCACGTTCGACATCATGGAAGGAGATGTGGAGAGTTCCCCTCCTACTTCATCCTCCTCCAAGGGACTGCAAGGAGACCCCATAGCTGCAAAAGGTGGAGAATCAGGGAAGTCCTTGAAAAGACTGCAAACCGGATGGCTACCGGTGGGGAGCGACTGCTCTTGACATGTCAAGAAAAGAGATAAGTCAATGCTCTTCCAGGACCGAGGAAAGTTAGGATTAATATCTGCATCTGGAAGACTGGCAGGGAGAGAAACACTTCGGCATGCCAGCCCATGGCCACTCAATACCACACTCTCAGAGCATGGATTATCTTTAGTAGCCACATTACTGAAGACGTTGGCCAAAGAGCCAATTTGTTTCACTAAGAGATCGATATCATTCTTCTCTTGCTCGGAATACCTGAAGATTACTTGGTTGATGGGTGATGTCTCTGGGGTTACTAACCCCTCGGGAAGCATTGGTAGATCCACAAAGAGAGGACTGGTTATTTCTGGCACTGTCATTATTGTGCAGTCTCCTCCATCCCCAGGACTATCAGGGGTTGGTGGCAGCTTCTCATAGAGGGAACTGCAGTAGGAGTAATAAAGTTCTGGATTTAAGGTAGTACTGTCCTGATCAGAAGATGTCTGTGGGACACTTTCTGAAGACCCGAAGAGGAAAGTACAGTTTTGGTGTGGAGTGTATGGAGGAGTGCAAGTAAAATCTTTGGGTGGTGCAGTCCCTGCATGCTCTCTTCGGAAACTCTGATCATAGGATGTTGGTTGGTAAAGGGTAAATAAAGACTGGTTTTCTAATTGTCCCTCAGTTGCAACTGTATCTTCCATAATGGATATGGTATTCTGACACAGGATAGGATCTTCAGGACTGACAGACACAGACTCTGAAAACTCGAAGGACTGGCTGATGCTCGTAGGTGTGTTTGCAAGGGGAGTGAAC
The sequence above is a segment of the Hyla sarda isolate aHylSar1 chromosome 6, aHylSar1.hap1, whole genome shotgun sequence genome. Coding sequences within it:
- the NPAS4 gene encoding neuronal PAS domain-containing protein 4 isoform X1; the protein is MYRSTKGASKARRDQINAEIRNLKDLLPISEGDKVRLSYLHIMSLACIYTRKSVFFSRGQQMNELEGLLSSQDLQDFLHNLPGFLLTYTSEGKLIYVSENVTDHLGHSMVDLVAQGDSIYDIIDPSDHFVMRNQLSLPSSLDSERMFRCRFNTSKTARRQSAGNKLVLIRGRFQQAPTGTYWSSNPVFTAFCIPLDPKPRVTHNHFLMDFFESRHAKDLSVLEVSESSFLHLGYEKNDLLSKSWYNLIHPEDLTQMSTQHYKLLSDSGECRAEVVLRLQTRDQRWIWVYSLMVLENTDAPITSYNYIISDAEAWCLRQQLTSEESPLSFPVGGPSFQETLLSPADLSSPDQVFTPLANTPTSISQSFEFSESVSVSPEDPILCQNTISIMEDTVATEGQLENQSLFTLYQPTSYDQSFRREHAGTAPPKDFTCTPPYTPHQNCTFLFGSSESVPQTSSDQDSTTLNPELYYSYCSSLYEKLPPTPDSPGDGGDCTIMTVPEITSPLFVDLPMLPEGLVTPETSPINQVIFRYSEQEKNDIDLLVKQIGSLANVFSNVATKDNPCSESVVLSGHGLACRSVSLPASLPDADINPNFPRSWKSIDLSLFLTCQEQSLPTGSHPVCSLFKDFPDSPPFAAMGSPCSPLEEDEVGGELSTSPSMMSNVTTDLSPEECNFLEELMSYKTDLEAGASEIQCDQFNDELYQLQIELQDGFQHGKLIQPSFEVVVFIKVNHFRNCKATIDRFK
- the NPAS4 gene encoding neuronal PAS domain-containing protein 4 isoform X2; translation: MYRSTKGASKARRDQINAEIRNLKDLLPISEGDKVRLSYLHIMSLACIYTRKSVFFSRGQQMNELEGLLSSQDLQDFLHNLPGFLLTYTSEGKLIYVSENVTDHLGHSMVDLVAQGDSIYDIIDPSDHFVMRNQLSLPSSLDSERMFRCRFNTSKTARRQSAGNKLVLIRGRFQQAPTGTYWSSNPVFTAFCIPLDPKPRVTHNHFLMDFFESRHAKDLSVLEVSESSFLHLGYEKNDLLSKSWYNLIHPEDLTQMSTQHYKLLSDSGECRAEVVLRLQTRDQRWIWVYSLMVLENTDAPITSYNYIISDAEAWCLRQQLTSEESPLSFPVGGPSFQETLLSPADLSSPDQVFTPLANTPTSISQSFEFSESVSVSPEDPILCQNTISIMEDTVATEGQLENQSLFTLYQPTSYDQSFRREHAGTAPPKDFTCTPPYTPHQNCTFLFGSSESVPQTSSDQDSTTLNPELYYSYCSSLYEKLPPTPDSPGDGGDCTIMTVPEITSPLFVDLPMLPEGLVTPETSPINQVIFRYSEQEKNDIDLLVKQIGSLANVFSNVATKDNPCSESVVLSGHGLACRSVSLPASLPDADINPNFPRSWKSIDLSLFLTCQEQSLPTGSHPVCSLFKDFPDSPPFAAMGSPCSPLEEDEVGGELSTSPSMMSNVTTDLSPEECNFLEELMSYKTDLEAGASEIQCDQFNDELYQLQIELQDGFQHDGSGKPSF